The DNA segment CCTCGGCAAGCACCGGTGCGATCTTCTCCATGCGTTCGAGCGCCTTGACCCGGCTCTGCGCCTGCTTCGCCTTCGAGGCCTTGGCCTTGAAACGGTCGATGAAGCTCTGCAGGTGGGCGATCTTGTCCGCCTGCTTGGCCATCGCGGCCTGCTGCAACACGAGCTGCTCAGCGCGCATCTCTTCGAACTTGCTGTAGTTGCCGCCATAACGCACGAGCTTGGCGTTGTCGACGTGCACCGTCACCTGCGTCACCGCGTCGAGGAATTCGCGGTCGTGGCTGATCACTACCAGGGTTCCTGGATAGCGCTTGAGCCACGCTTCCAGCCAGACTAGCGCGTCGAGGTCCAGGTGATTGGTCGGCTCGTCGAGCAGCAGCAGGTCGGACGGGCACATGAGCGCGCGCGCCAGCTGCAGTCGCATGCGCCAGCCGCCGGAGAAACTGTTGACCGGCTGACCAAGCTGCGCAGCACTGAAGCCAAGGCCCAGGATCAGCGCTTGGGCACGTGCGGGGGCATCGTGTGCGCCGGCGTCGTGCAGGGCCATGTAGGCGTGCGCCATGCGCATGCCGTCGTCGCTGGCCTCGGCGGCGGCCACTTCGTCCTGCGCGGCCAGCAGCACGGTGTCACCCTCGACGACGAAGTCGGTCGCGCTCTGCTCGGTCTCCGGCATATCCTGCGCGACCTGGCCCATCTTCCATGCGGCGGGAATCGAGAACTCGCCGCTGTCTTCGTGCAGCGTGCCGTTGAGAAGGGCGAAAAATGACGACTTGCCGGCGCCATTGCGGCCGACAAGCCCGATCTTTTCGCCGGGGTTGAAAGTGACGGACGCGCGGTCGAGCACGACGTTGACGCCGCGGCGCAGCGTGACATTACGGACGGAAATCATAAGGAGCCACTTCGGAGAGGATTGGCATGATAGCCGACCGGACGTGCGGGGCCGTGGCTTTTCTGTGCCGCGTGCGCCTTGCGGCGCCCACCGGCCACAAGACAAGGCAGGCCCTGGCGGGGCGCACCGGGCGTACCGGCTGCGGGGCCAGCGAACGCGAAGGCATTGGCGAGGCTCATGGCGACAGAATGGAGGGGGTGCCAATGGTGCGCGCAGCCATTGCCGTCGCCCTGCGCGGCTCTCTGCTTAATCGCCGAGGGCAGGGATGCTCCCCTCCTTCACCAGAATGCGAGGAGAGCCCATCTCACCGGTCTCCTCGTCCACCAGTACCTCGTAGGCCGCGACGCCGGCGAAGCTCGAGGCCATGCCGTTCGCGATACGGATAGCGCCGACTTCGCTGGACGCCTGGCGGATCTCGCCGGGCAGGAGTGTGTCGCCCTTGCCTTTGCGGTAGGGTACGACGATGTACTTGATGGAGCGAGTATCGGGCATGGCGGCAATTCCGGGCGGGTGGGTGCTGGGGCATGCAGCACGTAGACTGTATGGATATACAGTGTCGCCGGAGATTG comes from the Cupriavidus basilensis genome and includes:
- a CDS encoding ABC-F family ATP-binding cassette domain-containing protein, translated to MISVRNVTLRRGVNVVLDRASVTFNPGEKIGLVGRNGAGKSSFFALLNGTLHEDSGEFSIPAAWKMGQVAQDMPETEQSATDFVVEGDTVLLAAQDEVAAAEASDDGMRMAHAYMALHDAGAHDAPARAQALILGLGFSAAQLGQPVNSFSGGWRMRLQLARALMCPSDLLLLDEPTNHLDLDALVWLEAWLKRYPGTLVVISHDREFLDAVTQVTVHVDNAKLVRYGGNYSKFEEMRAEQLVLQQAAMAKQADKIAHLQSFIDRFKAKASKAKQAQSRVKALERMEKIAPVLAEAEFNFEFKEPLNVPNPLLSMLDASFGYPPPAGALPGTPPTVIVRGINRSVLAGQRIGILGANGQGKSTLVKTVAHALAPISGEISEGKGLNIGYFAQQELDVLRPLDTPMEHMIRLAKDTPAHMRAPGQSGTEQSLRTFLGTFSFSGDMVHQAVGTMSGGEKARLVLCMIVWQRPNLLLLDEPTNHLDLATREALAVALNEFEGTVMLVSHDRALLRAVCDEFWLVTKGGVEPFDGDLDDYQQFLIDEARRMREQAAAEQKVVA